The genomic stretch TCGACGACGACCACGCTCTTGCCGGTAATGACGCCGTGTACGGGCGCGAGTTTGAGCTTGACGGCGAGGTCACGGATTGCCTGCGATGGCTGGATGAAGCTGCGGCCGCTGTAGTGCCACCGGATAAGGCCTTGCTGGAACTCGAGCCCCGACGCCTGCGCGAAGCCGAGCGCGGCATAGAACCCCGAGTCAGGCACGGGGATGACGACGTCTGCGGTCGGGGCGGGGGACTCCTCGGCGAGCGCGCGGCCGTATGCGCTGCGGCGCTCGTGGACGGCATGCCCAAACACGACGGAGTTTGGAAGGGCGAAGTAGATGTGCTCGAACACGCATGACTTGCGCGGGCGGTGCGGGACGAGGCAGGCGTAGGACACCGACATGTCGCGGCGGTCCACGACTACCACCTCCCCGGGCTCCACCTCACGCTCATAGGTGGCGTCGATGAGGTCGAGCGCGCAGGTCTCTGACGAGAACACCACGGCGCCGTTGGGGCGGCGGCCCATCACCAGGGGCCGGAAGCCGAAGGGGTCGCGCACCGCAAAGAGCTTGTCGGCCGTCAGGAACAGCAGCGAGTACGCGCCGGCGAGGCGCTCGCAGGCGTCGCAGATGCGCGAGAGCAGCGGGCGCGAGAGTGAGGTTGAGATGAGGTGAAGGATGACCTCCGTGTCAGACGAGGTATTGAAGATGGAACCCTGCGCCTCCAGCTTGTTGCGCAGCGCCTGGTAGTTCACGAGGTTGCCGTTGTGCGCCACAGCCAGCTGCCCGAACCTGTACGCGGCGAGGAACGGCTGCACGTTGCGCCTGGAAGAGGCGCCGGCCGTTGAGTAGCGCACGTGCCCGATGGCGGCGTTTCCGGGGAGCTTGGCGAGGCGCGCCGGGTCGCGGAAAACGTCCCCGACGAGACCCAGGTCCGTCACTGAATTGAGCTTGCCGTCGGCGTCCGACGCAACGATGCCAGCGCCCTCCTCCCCGCGGTGCTGCAGCTTCTGCAGGCCGAGGTAGCACAGCGACGACGCGTCCGGGTCGCCAATGACTCCGAACACGCCGCACTCCTCTCGGGGATGGTCGTCGCCGTCCGCGTCGAAGGAAAACGGCGTGACGCGGTCAGGGAGCAGAGCTCGCGCGG from Sorghum bicolor cultivar BTx623 chromosome 3, Sorghum_bicolor_NCBIv3, whole genome shotgun sequence encodes the following:
- the LOC8060995 gene encoding amidophosphoribosyltransferase, chloroplastic produces the protein MAATAAATAAAATTSTPSTPLLRRAAAAPTTSHHYQLRCSTKPSQFVLRHRAARVAPARALLPDRVTPFSFDADGDDHPREECGVFGVIGDPDASSLCYLGLQKLQHRGEEGAGIVASDADGKLNSVTDLGLVGDVFRDPARLAKLPGNAAIGHVRYSTAGASSRRNVQPFLAAYRFGQLAVAHNGNLVNYQALRNKLEAQGSIFNTSSDTEVILHLISTSLSRPLLSRICDACERLAGAYSLLFLTADKLFAVRDPFGFRPLVMGRRPNGAVVFSSETCALDLIDATYEREVEPGEVVVVDRRDMSVSYACLVPHRPRKSCVFEHIYFALPNSVVFGHAVHERRSAYGRALAEESPAPTADVVIPVPDSGFYAALGFAQASGLEFQQGLIRWHYSGRSFIQPSQAIRDLAVKLKLAPVHGVITGKSVVVVDDSLVRGTTSSKIVRLLRDAGAREVHMRISSPPVVGSCLYGIDTPSEGELISNRMDLEGVRRTIGCDSLAFLSLEKLHSIYGNEAHEFCDACFSRNYPVLPTVPELVPELVSAFED